In Amyelois transitella isolate CPQ chromosome 5, ilAmyTran1.1, whole genome shotgun sequence, one DNA window encodes the following:
- the LOC106131805 gene encoding NECAP-like protein CG9132, whose translation METYESVLLVKNEVFVFKIPPKTSNRGYRAADWNLQEPQWTGRMRLVAKGDELIMKLEDKASGELFAKCPIDKYPGLALESVTDSSRYFVVRIQDDNGRTAYIGLGFGDRSDSFDLNVALQDHFKWLRKEHENEHAPQQQLDLGFKEGETIKINMKITKKDGSEGSKPRRGVGAGAGGGLLPPPPGGSRLPPPPSPQHAPSPSTTVPPGAANSEWGDYNSADASNQPPITPASQQNWVQF comes from the exons ATGGAGACATATGAAAGCGTATTGCTTGTTAAGAATGAAgtgtttgtatttaaaatacctcCGAAAACTTCTAACAGAGGATACAG GGCAGCAGATTGGAACTTACAAGAACCACAATGGACTGGGCGTATGAGACTTGTGGCGAAAGGAGACGAATTAATCATGAAACTAGAGGATAAGGCCTCTGGTGAACTTTTTGCCAAATGTCCAATTGATAAATACCCTGGACTGGCACTTGAATCAGTGACAGACAGCTCAAGATATTTTGTCGTAAGGATTCAGGATGATAATG GCAGGACTGCATACATTGGTTTGGGATTTGGTGATAGATCAGATTCTTTTGATCTAAATGTGGCATTACAAGACCATTTCAAGTGGCTAAGAAAAGAACATGAAAATGAACATGCACCACAACAACAATTAGATCTTGGATTTAAAGAAGGAGAGACcataaaaatcaatatgaaaataact AAAAAAGACGGGAGTGAAGGCAGCAAACCGCGACGCGGAGTGGGCGCCGGCGCCGGAGGAGGCCTGTTGCCTCCGCCGCCGGGAGGTTCCCGGCTGCCACCACCACCTTCGCCACAGCATGCACCTTCTCCTTCTACTACTGTTCCGCCTGGTGCCGCCAACTCTGAGTGGGGAGACTATAACTCGGCCGA cgCGTCAAATCAGCCTCCGATAACTCCTGCCAGTCAGCAAAACTGGGTGCAATTCTGA